A portion of the Pseudomonas sp. GR 6-02 genome contains these proteins:
- a CDS encoding ABC transporter ATP-binding protein — translation MTQALIELSDLGFSWPGHPPLLDIPAFRLEPGETLFLKGPSGSGKTTLLGLLGGVQKPDRGSIRLLGQELTELSAGARDHFRVDHTGYIFQQFNLLPFLSVRENVELPCHFSKLRAERAKQRHGSVDQAAATLLAHLGLKDENILGRRADSLSIGQQQRVAAARALIGQPELVIADEPTSALDYDARENFIRLLFAECREAGSSLLFVSHDQSLAPLFDRHLSLADLNRAATPSEV, via the coding sequence ATGACCCAAGCACTCATCGAATTGTCCGACCTGGGCTTCAGCTGGCCCGGTCACCCGCCGCTGCTGGACATCCCGGCGTTTCGCCTGGAGCCTGGTGAAACCCTGTTCCTCAAAGGCCCCAGCGGCAGCGGCAAGACCACCCTGCTCGGCTTGCTCGGCGGTGTGCAAAAGCCTGATCGCGGCAGCATCCGGCTGCTCGGCCAGGAATTGACCGAACTGTCTGCCGGGGCTCGCGACCACTTCCGGGTCGATCACACCGGCTACATCTTCCAGCAGTTCAACTTGCTGCCGTTTCTGTCGGTGCGGGAGAACGTCGAATTGCCCTGTCACTTCTCGAAACTGCGCGCCGAGCGGGCGAAACAGCGCCACGGCAGCGTCGATCAGGCCGCCGCCACCCTGCTCGCCCATCTGGGCCTGAAGGACGAAAACATTCTGGGCCGCCGCGCCGATTCACTGTCCATCGGCCAGCAGCAGCGGGTCGCTGCCGCGCGTGCACTGATCGGTCAGCCGGAACTGGTGATCGCCGACGAACCGACCTCGGCCCTGGACTACGACGCTCGCGAAAACTTCATTCGCCTGTTGTTCGCCGAATGCCGCGAAGCCGGCTCGAGCCTGTTGTTCGTCAGCCACGATCAGAGCCTCGCGCCGCTGTTCGATCGCCACCTGTCGCTGGCCGATCTCAATCGCGCCGCCACCCCGTCCGAGGTTTGA
- a CDS encoding OmpW/AlkL family protein has protein sequence MHKSLLSASLLALALAAPLTHAHEAGNIIVRAGAITVNPTADSSSVKVDQGPLKGADLGGKATMSSDTQLGLNFAYMITNHLGIELLAASPFEHDVKLKGTALGAANGKLGTLKHLPPTLSLVYYPMDAKSAFQPYVGGGINYTWIYDEHVSSEASANGFSNFNAKNSWGLAWEVGADYMLTDKVMINAQVRYIDIDTRATVENNAVAPGTRARVNVDVDPFIYMVGLGYKF, from the coding sequence ATGCACAAGTCCCTGCTCAGCGCTTCGCTGCTTGCCCTCGCGCTCGCAGCCCCGCTCACCCATGCCCATGAGGCTGGCAATATCATCGTTCGGGCCGGTGCGATCACCGTCAATCCGACAGCCGACAGCTCCAGCGTCAAGGTCGATCAAGGCCCGCTGAAGGGCGCCGACCTGGGTGGCAAGGCCACCATGAGCAGCGACACGCAACTGGGCCTGAACTTCGCCTACATGATCACCAACCACCTGGGGATCGAACTGCTCGCGGCCTCGCCGTTCGAGCATGACGTGAAGCTCAAAGGCACCGCGCTCGGCGCCGCCAACGGCAAACTCGGCACCCTGAAACACCTGCCGCCGACCCTGAGCCTGGTCTACTATCCGATGGATGCCAAGTCCGCATTCCAGCCGTATGTCGGCGGCGGGATCAACTACACCTGGATCTACGACGAGCACGTCAGCAGCGAAGCCAGCGCCAATGGCTTCAGCAACTTCAACGCGAAAAACTCCTGGGGCCTGGCCTGGGAAGTCGGTGCCGACTACATGCTCACCGATAAGGTGATGATCAACGCCCAGGTGCGCTACATCGACATCGACACCCGTGCCACCGTGGAAAACAACGCCGTGGCTCCGGGCACCCGCGCACGGGTGAACGTGGACGTCGATCCGTTCATCTACATGGTCGGTCTGGGTTACAAGTTCTAA
- a CDS encoding NAD-dependent epimerase/dehydratase family protein, whose product MADGPVLITGGAGFIGSHLTDALLAKGHSVRILDDLSTGKRSNLPMDNPLVELIEGDVADAALVAQAMLGCSAVAHLAAVASVQASVDDPVKTHQSNFIGSLNVCEAMRQAGVKRVLYASSAAVYGNNGEGESIDEDTPKAPLTPYAVDKLASEHYFDFYRRQHGLEPVIFRFFNIFGPRQDPSSPYSGVISIFSERAQKGLPITVFGDGEQTRDFVYVEDLVDVLVQAIEKPQVEVGAVNVGWNQATTLKQTLEALEAVVGKLPPVSYGPARSGDIRHSRANNRRLLERFTYPEQTPMSVGLARLLGR is encoded by the coding sequence ATGGCTGACGGCCCTGTTTTAATCACCGGCGGCGCCGGTTTCATCGGTTCGCACCTGACCGATGCCTTGCTTGCCAAAGGTCATTCGGTGCGAATTCTCGATGACCTGTCCACCGGCAAGCGCAGCAACCTGCCGATGGACAATCCCCTCGTCGAACTGATCGAAGGCGATGTCGCTGATGCCGCCCTGGTGGCGCAGGCGATGCTCGGTTGCAGCGCGGTGGCGCATCTGGCCGCGGTGGCTTCGGTGCAGGCTTCGGTGGATGACCCGGTGAAAACTCACCAGAGCAACTTCATCGGCTCGCTGAACGTCTGCGAGGCCATGCGTCAGGCCGGTGTCAAACGCGTGTTGTACGCGTCCAGCGCAGCGGTCTATGGCAACAATGGCGAGGGCGAGTCGATCGACGAAGACACGCCCAAGGCACCGTTGACGCCGTATGCGGTGGACAAGTTGGCGAGCGAGCATTACTTCGATTTCTATCGCCGCCAGCATGGTCTGGAGCCGGTGATTTTCCGCTTCTTCAACATCTTTGGCCCGCGCCAGGATCCGTCCTCGCCGTACTCCGGAGTGATCAGCATTTTCAGCGAGCGCGCGCAGAAAGGCTTGCCGATCACTGTGTTCGGGGATGGCGAGCAGACTCGGGATTTTGTCTACGTCGAAGACCTGGTGGACGTGCTGGTGCAAGCCATCGAGAAACCGCAGGTTGAGGTCGGCGCGGTGAATGTCGGCTGGAATCAGGCGACGACTCTCAAGCAGACGCTTGAAGCCCTTGAAGCCGTAGTGGGCAAGCTGCCGCCCGTTAGCTATGGCCCGGCGCGTTCCGGTGACATCCGCCATTCACGAGCGAATAACCGGCGTTTGCTGGAGCGGTTCACCTACCCGGAGCAGACGCCGATGAGCGTTGGCCTGGCGCGGTTGTTGGGGCGCTGA
- a CDS encoding ABC transporter permease yields MYLFRLAMASLANRRFTAILTAFAIALSVCLLLAVERVRTEAKASFASTISGTDLIVGARSGSVNLLLYSVFRIGNATNNIRWDSFEQFANNPKVKWAIPMSLGDSHRGYRVMGTTEAYFEHYQYGHQQHLELADGRAFASDPFEVVLGAEVADALHYKLGDKLVLAHGVAAISLVKHDDKPFTVVGILKRTGTPVDRTLHISLGGMEAIHIDWHNGVPARGNGRVSADQARNMDLTPQAITAFMLGLNNKISTFALQREINEFRGEPMLAILPGVALQELWSLMSTAEKALFVVSLFVVLTGLIGMLTAILTSLNERRREMAILRSVGARPWHIATLLVLEAFALALSGVIAGVALLYVGIAVAQGYVQSNYGLYLPLAWPSEYEWTLLGGILIAALLMGSVPAWRAYRQSLADGLSIRL; encoded by the coding sequence ATGTATTTGTTTCGTCTAGCCATGGCCAGCCTCGCTAACCGTCGCTTCACCGCGATCCTCACCGCGTTCGCCATCGCCCTGTCGGTCTGCCTGCTGCTGGCGGTGGAGCGGGTGCGCACCGAGGCCAAGGCCAGTTTCGCCAGCACCATCAGCGGCACCGATCTGATCGTCGGCGCGCGTTCCGGCTCGGTGAACCTGCTGCTGTATTCGGTATTCCGCATCGGCAACGCCACCAACAACATCCGCTGGGACAGCTTCGAGCAGTTCGCCAACAACCCGAAAGTGAAGTGGGCGATCCCGATGTCCCTCGGCGATTCCCATCGTGGTTATCGGGTGATGGGCACCACTGAGGCGTACTTCGAGCATTACCAGTATGGCCATCAACAGCATCTGGAACTGGCCGACGGCCGTGCCTTCGCCAGCGATCCGTTCGAAGTGGTGCTCGGCGCCGAAGTGGCCGACGCGCTGCACTACAAACTCGGCGACAAACTGGTGCTGGCCCATGGCGTGGCGGCGATCAGCCTGGTCAAGCATGACGACAAACCGTTCACCGTGGTCGGCATTCTCAAACGCACCGGCACCCCGGTGGACCGCACGCTGCACATCAGCCTCGGCGGCATGGAAGCGATCCACATCGACTGGCACAACGGTGTACCGGCGCGGGGTAACGGTCGGGTCAGTGCCGATCAGGCGCGTAACATGGACCTGACGCCGCAAGCGATCACCGCGTTCATGCTCGGCCTTAACAACAAGATTTCGACCTTCGCGCTGCAACGTGAAATCAACGAATTCCGTGGCGAACCGATGCTGGCGATCCTGCCGGGTGTGGCGTTGCAGGAGCTGTGGAGTTTGATGAGCACGGCGGAAAAAGCCTTGTTCGTCGTCTCGCTGTTCGTGGTGCTGACCGGGTTGATCGGCATGCTTACGGCGATTCTCACCAGCCTCAACGAGCGGCGCCGGGAGATGGCGATTCTGCGTTCGGTGGGCGCGCGGCCATGGCATATCGCGACTTTACTGGTGCTGGAAGCGTTTGCCCTGGCGCTGTCGGGAGTGATTGCCGGCGTGGCGCTGCTGTATGTGGGCATCGCCGTGGCGCAGGGTTACGTGCAGTCGAATTACGGTTTGTACCTGCCGCTGGCCTGGCCAAGCGAATATGAATGGACGCTGCTCGGTGGCATCCTGATCGCCGCGCTGCTGATGGGCAGCGTGCCGGCCTGGCGCGCTTATCGCCAATCCTTGGCCGATGGCCTGTCGATCCGCCTGTGA
- the trxA gene encoding thioredoxin: protein MSQETPYIFDATTADFDQSVIENSFHKPVLVDFWAEWCAPCKALMPMLQTIAESYQGELLLAKVNCDIEQDIVARFGIRSLPTVVLFKDGQPVDGFAGAQPESAVRTMLEPHVQMPPPAAADPFEQAQALFDEGRFADAEATLKILLTEDNTNAKALILYARCLTERSELSEAQTVLDAVKTDEHKAALAGAKAQIQFLGQARDLPDAADLKARLAKNPQDDEAVYQLAIQQLARQQYDAALDALLKLFIRNRSYNEGLPHKTLLQVFELLGNDHPLVTTYRRKLFAALY, encoded by the coding sequence ATGAGTCAGGAAACGCCGTACATCTTCGACGCCACGACTGCCGATTTCGACCAGTCGGTGATCGAGAACTCTTTCCACAAACCGGTACTGGTGGATTTCTGGGCCGAATGGTGTGCGCCGTGCAAGGCCTTGATGCCGATGCTGCAAACCATCGCCGAGAGCTATCAGGGTGAGTTGCTGCTGGCCAAGGTCAACTGCGACATCGAGCAAGACATTGTTGCGCGTTTCGGCATTCGCAGCCTGCCGACCGTGGTGCTGTTCAAGGACGGTCAGCCAGTGGACGGTTTTGCCGGTGCGCAACCGGAATCCGCTGTGCGCACGATGCTCGAACCTCATGTGCAAATGCCGCCTCCAGCCGCCGCCGACCCGTTTGAACAGGCTCAGGCGCTGTTCGATGAAGGCCGTTTCGCCGACGCCGAAGCCACGCTCAAAATCTTGCTGACTGAAGACAACACCAATGCCAAGGCACTGATCCTCTACGCCCGCTGCCTTACCGAGCGCAGCGAGCTGAGTGAAGCGCAAACCGTACTCGACGCGGTCAAGACCGACGAACACAAGGCCGCGCTGGCCGGCGCCAAGGCGCAGATCCAGTTTCTCGGTCAGGCCAGGGATTTGCCGGATGCGGCAGACCTGAAAGCACGCCTGGCGAAAAACCCGCAGGACGATGAGGCGGTCTATCAACTGGCGATCCAGCAACTGGCCCGTCAGCAATACGACGCGGCGCTGGATGCATTGCTGAAACTGTTCATCCGCAACCGCAGCTACAACGAAGGCTTGCCACACAAGACCTTGCTGCAAGTGTTCGAACTGCTGGGCAACGATCACCCGTTGGTGACCACGTACCGTCGCAAGCTGTTTGCCGCGCTCTATTAA
- a CDS encoding YbaY family lipoprotein, with product MSLRPLVLLSLFSLLVACGSDAPKPQPPTPGPAPQQAQKKAKASAELGPLPAYQREISGTLMGVPADAEVELALLVIDEKDRPQQLLASANLIGTNQVLPFRLRFNPESFPVGARVELRGRASQSGQLILHLPAQLITQPTTQALGQLQFVKAP from the coding sequence ATGTCGTTACGACCGCTCGTTTTGCTCAGTCTTTTCAGCCTGCTGGTGGCCTGTGGCAGCGATGCACCCAAGCCCCAGCCACCAACACCAGGCCCAGCGCCGCAACAGGCGCAGAAGAAAGCCAAGGCGTCTGCCGAGCTCGGCCCGCTGCCGGCTTACCAACGTGAAATCAGTGGCACCCTGATGGGCGTGCCGGCCGACGCCGAAGTCGAACTGGCGCTGCTGGTGATCGACGAAAAGGATCGCCCGCAACAATTGCTCGCCAGTGCCAACCTGATCGGCACCAATCAGGTGTTGCCGTTTCGCCTGCGTTTCAACCCTGAATCCTTCCCGGTTGGCGCTCGCGTTGAACTGCGCGGCCGCGCTAGCCAGTCCGGGCAGTTGATTCTGCATCTGCCGGCGCAACTCATCACCCAGCCGACGACCCAGGCCCTGGGTCAGTTGCAATTCGTCAAAGCGCCATGA
- a CDS encoding DUF3299 domain-containing protein, with protein sequence MPRALLALLMLVALPLWAAEPKDLTWSEMIPPDAPPEVPNMTPLHDLSKMSDALSAESAPAAKQDMPNAPVVKSLDGQNIRLPGYIVPLEVSEEGRTTEFLLVPYFGACIHVPPPPSNQIVHVKSEVGVKLDELYQPYWVEGALQVKASTSELADAGYQMEAQKIYVYELPE encoded by the coding sequence ATGCCCCGCGCTCTGCTTGCGCTGTTGATGCTGGTTGCTCTGCCGCTGTGGGCGGCCGAGCCGAAAGACCTGACCTGGTCGGAAATGATCCCGCCGGATGCCCCGCCGGAAGTGCCGAACATGACGCCACTGCACGACCTGTCGAAGATGAGCGACGCATTGTCCGCGGAGTCGGCCCCGGCCGCCAAACAGGACATGCCGAACGCGCCGGTGGTGAAAAGTCTCGATGGCCAGAACATTCGCTTGCCGGGGTACATCGTACCGCTGGAGGTCAGTGAAGAAGGCCGCACCACGGAGTTTCTGCTGGTGCCGTATTTCGGCGCCTGCATCCACGTACCGCCTCCGCCGTCGAACCAGATCGTGCACGTCAAAAGCGAAGTCGGCGTGAAGCTCGATGAGCTGTACCAGCCGTACTGGGTCGAAGGTGCGTTGCAGGTCAAGGCGTCCACCAGCGAATTGGCGGATGCCGGGTATCAGATGGAGGCGCAGAAGATTTATGTGTATGAATTGCCGGAGTGA
- a CDS encoding sugar nucleotide-binding protein produces the protein MRMRLMLLGGGNALGQALIRLGAEEDIGFLAPRPPQDGWDAASLTQLLDDTRPDALINLAYYFDWFQAETVSEQRLAGQERAIERLAELCQHHNIVLVQPSSYRVFDGSRATAYSEKDEPVPLGLRGQALWRIEQSVRATCPQHVLLRFGWLLDDSPEGTLGRFLARAEKAEELLLADDRRGNPTPVDDAARVIISVLKQLDCAAPLWGTYHYAGHEATTPLALGQAILTEARALHPLAIEAPTAQAHAARPDAAEEPQHAVLACKKILHTFGIKPRAWRAALPGLLDRFYRHG, from the coding sequence ATGCGAATGCGCCTTATGTTACTGGGCGGCGGAAATGCCCTTGGGCAGGCGCTGATTCGCCTCGGTGCGGAGGAAGACATCGGTTTCCTCGCCCCCCGCCCACCACAAGACGGCTGGGACGCCGCGAGCCTGACGCAACTGCTCGACGATACCCGTCCGGATGCGTTGATCAATCTCGCCTACTATTTCGACTGGTTCCAGGCGGAGACCGTCAGCGAACAGCGTCTGGCCGGGCAGGAGCGCGCCATCGAGCGTCTGGCCGAATTGTGCCAGCATCACAACATCGTGCTGGTGCAACCGTCGAGTTATCGCGTGTTCGATGGCTCCCGGGCGACCGCCTACAGCGAAAAAGACGAACCGGTACCGTTGGGCCTGCGCGGTCAAGCTTTGTGGCGCATCGAGCAAAGCGTGCGCGCCACTTGTCCACAGCATGTGTTGCTGCGTTTCGGCTGGTTGCTCGATGACAGCCCCGAGGGCACCCTCGGGCGATTCCTCGCCCGGGCCGAGAAAGCTGAAGAACTGCTGTTGGCGGATGATCGTCGCGGTAATCCGACGCCGGTGGACGACGCTGCCCGAGTGATCATTTCGGTGCTCAAGCAACTCGATTGTGCTGCGCCGCTGTGGGGCACCTACCACTACGCCGGGCATGAGGCGACCACACCGCTGGCACTGGGGCAGGCGATTCTCACTGAAGCGCGCGCCCTGCATCCGCTGGCCATCGAAGCGCCGACCGCCCAGGCTCACGCCGCGCGGCCCGACGCTGCCGAAGAACCGCAACACGCAGTGCTGGCCTGCAAGAAAATTCTGCACACCTTCGGGATCAAGCCCCGCGCCTGGCGCGCGGCACTCCCGGGCTTACTGGATAGGTTTTATCGCCATGGCTGA
- a CDS encoding DUF2796 domain-containing protein: protein MRRLLLALPFALLPLAVAHAAVEQDHDHEHGSLGAHEHGVGRLNAALDGQTLELELESPAMNLVGFEHAATTDADKAKVAAVRAQLEKPLTLFNLPKAAGCVVATQELESPLFGDKPDADDENEEAKDGHEHQHDHSEIHARYQFSCSAPGALKTLDLATVFNTFPATQKIQVQLVSPSGQQGVEVTAKAAALKF, encoded by the coding sequence ATGCGCCGTCTGCTGCTCGCTTTGCCGTTTGCCTTGTTACCGCTGGCTGTCGCCCACGCGGCTGTCGAGCAAGATCACGACCATGAGCACGGCAGCCTCGGTGCCCACGAACACGGCGTCGGTCGCTTGAATGCGGCGCTGGACGGCCAGACCCTGGAGCTGGAGCTGGAAAGCCCGGCAATGAACCTGGTGGGGTTCGAGCACGCCGCCACCACCGATGCCGACAAGGCCAAAGTCGCCGCCGTCCGTGCCCAGCTGGAAAAACCACTGACACTGTTCAACCTGCCGAAAGCCGCCGGGTGCGTGGTCGCGACCCAAGAACTGGAAAGCCCGTTGTTCGGTGACAAACCGGATGCCGACGATGAGAATGAAGAAGCCAAGGACGGTCACGAGCATCAACATGATCACAGCGAAATCCACGCCCGTTACCAATTCAGCTGCTCGGCCCCGGGCGCGCTGAAGACCCTGGACCTGGCGACTGTCTTCAACACGTTCCCGGCTACCCAGAAGATTCAGGTACAACTGGTCAGCCCGAGCGGGCAGCAAGGGGTTGAGGTGACGGCCAAGGCGGCTGCCCTGAAATTCTGA
- the nrdR gene encoding transcriptional regulator NrdR, with translation MHCPFCGANDTKVIDSRLVAEGEQVRRRRECLACGERFTTFETAELVLPRLIKTDGSRQPFDEEKLRAGMQRALEKRPVSVERLESSLVHIKHKLRATGEREVKSLVVGELVMAELKKLDEVAYIRFASVYRRFQDLNEFREEIDRLAREPVKE, from the coding sequence ATGCACTGTCCCTTCTGCGGTGCCAACGACACCAAGGTCATCGACTCGCGTCTGGTCGCCGAGGGCGAACAGGTGCGCCGCCGGCGTGAATGCCTGGCCTGCGGCGAACGCTTCACGACGTTCGAAACCGCTGAACTGGTGTTGCCGCGCCTGATCAAAACCGACGGCAGTCGCCAGCCGTTCGACGAAGAAAAACTTCGTGCCGGCATGCAGCGAGCGCTGGAGAAGCGCCCGGTGAGTGTCGAGCGCCTGGAATCGTCGCTGGTGCACATCAAACACAAGCTGCGCGCCACTGGTGAGCGCGAGGTCAAATCCCTCGTGGTCGGCGAACTGGTGATGGCCGAGCTGAAAAAGCTTGATGAAGTCGCCTATATCCGCTTCGCTTCGGTGTACCGACGCTTCCAGGACCTCAACGAGTTCCGCGAAGAGATCGATCGCCTCGCCCGTGAACCGGTGAAAGAATGA
- a CDS encoding class I SAM-dependent methyltransferase: MIAPLDLQQALGELLGDAQLVACALPGTELKLWLIDGDNMDRAFSPEETRRILHEPPYWSFCWASGLAVARYLAEHPHWVVGKRVLDFGAGSGVAAIAAVKAGALEVVACDLDPLAIAACRANAELNDVQLRYSTDFFAEADRFDLILVADVLYDRENLPLLDEFLSRGREALVADSRVRDFRHPLYQRIEMLQAMTLPDLAEPEEFRHVSLYHARRG; encoded by the coding sequence ATGATTGCACCGCTCGACCTGCAACAGGCGTTGGGTGAACTGCTCGGTGACGCACAGCTTGTAGCCTGTGCATTGCCGGGCACCGAGCTGAAACTCTGGCTGATCGACGGCGACAACATGGATCGCGCCTTCAGCCCCGAAGAAACCCGGCGGATTCTCCACGAGCCGCCGTACTGGAGTTTCTGCTGGGCCAGTGGGCTGGCCGTGGCCCGCTATCTCGCCGAACACCCGCACTGGGTCGTAGGCAAACGGGTGCTGGATTTCGGCGCCGGTTCCGGCGTGGCTGCGATTGCGGCCGTGAAGGCCGGGGCGCTGGAAGTGGTGGCCTGTGACCTGGACCCGCTGGCGATTGCCGCGTGTCGGGCGAACGCCGAACTCAATGATGTGCAGCTGCGCTACTCGACGGATTTTTTCGCCGAAGCGGATCGATTTGATCTGATTCTGGTGGCCGACGTGTTGTACGACCGGGAAAATCTGCCGCTACTCGACGAGTTTCTCAGCCGTGGCCGGGAAGCGTTGGTGGCGGATTCACGGGTGCGGGATTTTCGCCATCCGCTGTATCAGCGCATCGAGATGCTGCAGGCGATGACCTTGCCGGACCTGGCCGAACCCGAAGAGTTTCGGCATGTGAGCCTTTACCACGCGCGGCGCGGTTAG
- the ribD gene encoding bifunctional diaminohydroxyphosphoribosylaminopyrimidine deaminase/5-amino-6-(5-phosphoribosylamino)uracil reductase RibD translates to MTTSPEQAILDAHYMARALELARKGHYTTHPNPRVGCVVVRDGQIVGEGWHVRAGEPHAEVHALRAAGDKARGATAYVTLEPCSHHGRTPPCADALVNAGVARVVAAMQDPNPEVAGRGLQRLAQAGIATESGVLEGEARKLNEGFLKRMEHGLPFVRVKLAMSLDGRTAMESGESQWITGPAARSAVQRLRAQASVVLTGADTVLADNARLTVRADELGLDPEQTALAMSRPPLRVLIDGRLRVPLDAPFFKAGPALVATCMAIEEQYANGPECLIVAGDDGQVDLRKLLVELAARDVNEVLVEAGPRLAGAFAQQGLVDEFQIFIAGKFLGSTARPLLDWPLAQMKDAPELKITEIRAVGDDWRVIAIPVPTVSV, encoded by the coding sequence ATGACCACCTCCCCGGAACAAGCCATCCTCGACGCCCATTACATGGCCCGTGCCCTGGAACTGGCGCGCAAAGGTCATTACACGACGCACCCCAACCCGCGGGTTGGCTGCGTGGTGGTGCGTGACGGGCAGATTGTCGGCGAAGGCTGGCATGTGCGCGCCGGCGAGCCCCATGCCGAAGTCCACGCCTTGCGTGCCGCCGGTGACAAGGCGCGAGGCGCCACGGCTTACGTGACCCTGGAACCGTGCAGCCACCACGGACGTACACCGCCCTGCGCCGATGCGCTGGTGAATGCCGGTGTGGCGCGCGTCGTTGCGGCGATGCAGGACCCGAACCCGGAAGTTGCCGGTCGCGGTCTGCAACGTCTGGCCCAGGCGGGAATCGCCACCGAAAGCGGCGTGCTGGAAGGTGAGGCGCGCAAGCTCAATGAAGGCTTCCTCAAGCGCATGGAACACGGCTTGCCGTTCGTGCGGGTCAAGTTGGCCATGAGCCTCGACGGTCGCACAGCGATGGAAAGCGGCGAGAGCCAATGGATTACCGGCCCGGCGGCGCGCTCGGCGGTACAACGGCTGCGCGCGCAGGCCAGCGTGGTGCTGACCGGCGCCGACACGGTGCTGGCGGACAATGCCCGCTTGACCGTGCGTGCCGATGAATTGGGCCTCGATCCCGAACAAACCGCCTTGGCCATGAGCCGTCCGCCACTGCGCGTGCTGATCGACGGTCGCCTGCGGGTGCCGCTGGACGCGCCGTTTTTCAAGGCTGGTCCGGCGTTGGTTGCGACGTGCATGGCGATCGAAGAGCAATACGCCAACGGTCCGGAGTGCCTGATCGTGGCGGGCGACGATGGCCAGGTCGACCTGCGCAAGTTGCTGGTTGAACTGGCTGCCCGTGACGTCAACGAGGTGCTGGTCGAAGCCGGTCCGCGTCTGGCCGGGGCGTTTGCTCAGCAAGGGTTGGTGGACGAGTTCCAGATTTTCATTGCCGGCAAGTTTCTCGGCTCCACGGCGCGACCGTTGCTGGACTGGCCGCTGGCGCAGATGAAAGATGCGCCCGAGCTCAAAATTACCGAAATCCGCGCGGTTGGCGATGACTGGCGAGTCATTGCCATACCTGTCCCAACGGTCAGCGTATAA